In Synechococcus sp. CC9616, the following are encoded in one genomic region:
- a CDS encoding NAD(P)(+) transhydrogenase (Re/Si-specific) subunit beta: MPASLIIKYAIELIAVLLLALGIKGLSKVRSARGANQLAAVAMGLAVVGLLFNYIGTTGIAAAAWIWILLGTLIGGLLGAVMAQRVAMTSMPETVALFNGCGGMSSLLVALAAALYPEALQSDGLVALISIVVSVFVGAITFTGSIVAMAKLQGWLSTPAWMQSRARHGVNIALAVISLIAAVQMLVSGQASQGLALLVIGASLLGIGVTLPIGGADMPVVISLLNSYSGVAAAAAGFVVGSQLLVVAGAMVGAAGLILTQVMCDGMNRSLVSVLFGGALGASASGGGGGEYTNITSCSAEECALTLEAAERVVIVPGYGLAVAQAQHTLREVTRVLESAGIDVAYAIHPVAGRMPGHMNVLLAEADVPYEQLKEMDQINPDFPATDVVLVLGANDVVNPQAKSDPSSPLYGMPVLDVQEARTVFVVKRGMSAGYSGIKNDLFELANTSMVFGDAKRVLGDLLTELKDLGLGKK; encoded by the coding sequence ATGCCCGCTTCCTTGATCATCAAATACGCAATCGAGCTGATTGCGGTTCTGCTGCTCGCCCTCGGTATCAAGGGCCTCTCCAAGGTGCGCTCGGCTAGGGGGGCCAACCAACTCGCGGCAGTGGCCATGGGCCTCGCCGTTGTTGGCCTTTTGTTCAATTACATCGGAACCACCGGCATTGCCGCTGCGGCCTGGATCTGGATCCTGTTGGGAACCCTGATCGGGGGACTCCTCGGTGCGGTGATGGCTCAGAGAGTGGCGATGACCTCCATGCCGGAGACCGTCGCTCTCTTCAACGGCTGCGGTGGCATGTCGTCGCTGCTGGTGGCGCTTGCTGCAGCTCTTTATCCCGAAGCACTCCAATCCGACGGATTGGTTGCTCTGATCTCGATCGTGGTCTCGGTGTTTGTTGGTGCGATCACCTTCACCGGTTCGATCGTGGCGATGGCCAAGCTCCAGGGCTGGTTGTCCACGCCGGCATGGATGCAGAGCCGGGCACGCCATGGCGTCAACATCGCTCTGGCTGTGATCTCCCTGATCGCTGCAGTGCAGATGCTGGTGAGTGGTCAGGCCTCCCAGGGGCTGGCCCTGCTTGTGATCGGCGCCTCCCTGCTTGGTATCGGCGTCACACTGCCGATCGGTGGGGCAGACATGCCCGTGGTGATTTCCCTGCTCAACAGCTACTCCGGTGTGGCCGCGGCAGCCGCCGGATTTGTGGTGGGCAGTCAACTCCTGGTTGTGGCCGGTGCCATGGTCGGGGCCGCCGGTCTGATCCTCACCCAGGTGATGTGCGACGGCATGAACCGTTCACTGGTCTCCGTGCTGTTTGGTGGAGCCCTCGGGGCCTCAGCGAGCGGCGGCGGTGGTGGCGAATACACCAACATCACCAGCTGCAGTGCCGAGGAGTGCGCACTCACCCTCGAGGCGGCTGAGCGGGTGGTGATCGTGCCTGGTTACGGCCTGGCGGTCGCCCAGGCACAGCACACCCTGCGCGAGGTAACGCGGGTGCTTGAGAGTGCGGGGATTGACGTTGCCTATGCCATTCATCCGGTGGCAGGACGCATGCCGGGTCACATGAATGTTCTCCTGGCTGAGGCCGATGTGCCCTACGAGCAGCTCAAGGAGATGGATCAGATCAATCCGGATTTCCCCGCGACGGATGTGGTGCTGGTGCTCGGTGCCAACGATGTTGTCAATCCGCAAGCCAAGAGCGACCCCAGTTCTCCGCTGTATGGCATGCCTGTTCTCGATGTTCAGGAGGCCCGCACCGTCTTCGTGGTGAAGCGGGGCATGAGTGCTGGATATTCAGGCATCAAGAACGACCTGTTCGAGCTGGCCAACACCTCCATGGTGTTCGGCGATGCCAAACGGGTGCTGGGCGATCTGCTGACGGAGCTGAAAGACCTGGGACTCGGTAAGAAATGA
- a CDS encoding alpha/beta fold hydrolase — MIDRELGLLPFRQRLPWLGGDLQTLRDTLRPVDLPPESGNPVLIDVPALASGAAQAGQLLALLDLPCSTPQGLVLLLHGLGGSSSREGLRRMGAALRNAGFAVLRLNLRGADPGRHLAGGTYAARCNSDLLPVIARARQLADGRPLLGAGISLGGTMLLNACLSDATLLDGLFCASSPLDLAACSASIERPRNRLYQHWLLKRLVRQTAADPFGLSKNEERILCGETPPTTIRAFDTAITAPRWGYADVEDYYRKASPLPHLSSGQPESWPSTLLLQALDDPWVPAAAAMQLEQSQAPDGPLKFVFTRRGGHNGFHGQAGCWGDQLAVAWLQSIGVR; from the coding sequence ATGATTGATCGCGAGCTGGGGCTTCTGCCATTTCGGCAGCGGCTCCCCTGGCTCGGCGGTGATCTTCAGACCCTGCGCGACACGCTCAGGCCCGTGGATCTTCCGCCTGAGAGCGGGAACCCCGTCCTGATTGATGTGCCAGCCCTCGCCAGCGGTGCCGCTCAGGCTGGTCAGTTGCTGGCCTTGCTGGATCTGCCCTGCTCAACTCCGCAGGGCCTGGTGCTGCTGCTCCACGGCCTCGGGGGCTCCAGCTCCAGAGAGGGGCTGCGACGGATGGGAGCGGCCCTTCGTAATGCTGGTTTTGCCGTTCTGCGCTTGAACTTGCGCGGCGCCGACCCAGGCCGTCATCTGGCGGGGGGCACCTATGCCGCGCGCTGCAACAGCGATCTGTTGCCCGTGATCGCGCGGGCCCGCCAGCTGGCGGATGGTCGACCGCTGCTGGGTGCGGGCATTTCCCTGGGCGGAACGATGCTTCTGAATGCCTGCCTCAGCGACGCGACTCTGCTGGATGGTCTGTTCTGTGCCAGCAGTCCCCTGGATCTGGCGGCATGCAGCGCGTCGATTGAACGGCCCCGCAATCGTCTGTACCAGCACTGGCTGTTGAAGCGTCTTGTACGCCAAACCGCAGCGGACCCCTTCGGCCTTTCAAAGAACGAGGAGCGGATTCTCTGCGGTGAGACCCCACCAACCACCATCAGGGCGTTCGACACCGCGATCACGGCCCCTCGCTGGGGTTATGCCGATGTGGAGGACTACTACCGCAAGGCCTCACCGCTGCCGCATCTCAGCTCTGGTCAGCCGGAGTCATGGCCATCCACCCTGCTGCTGCAAGCCCTGGACGACCCCTGGGTGCCCGCAGCAGCCGCGATGCAGCTGGAGCAATCGCAGGCTCCGGACGGGCCGCTGAAGTTTGTGTTCACCCGCCGTGGTGGTCACAACGGCTTTCACGGCCAGGCAGGTTGCTGGGGTGATCAGCTGGCGGTGGCCTGGTTGCAGAGCATTGGTGTCCGCTGA
- a CDS encoding aminotransferase class V-fold PLP-dependent enzyme encodes MSANQTTNQDKLSSLRKQYPALANKTYFNFGGQGPLPTPALNAITGCWQRIQELGPFTTDLWPFIGKELNSTRQQLAKLCGVAPHRLALTENVTSGCVLPLWGLPFSHGDHLLISDCEHPGVLAACVELARREGLEIDTLPVKNLRGDPAATDAAVIDALEQSLQPRTRLVVLSHLLWNTGQIIPIAAVADRLESHPHRPFLLVDAAQSFGQIPTSQAAAAADIYGFTGHKWACGPEGLGGVALSERVLAEANPTVIGWRSLRNESKADLSEPDPFHRDSRRFEVATSCVPLMAGLRCSLDLLQQAGTQEQRLGSICRLSGRLWQGLADVAGVTPLLSVPPASGLVSFEWGSNEPLGDLVKQLGSEGIWIRDLADPDCLRACTHTFTTEEEVDALLDALKRLATA; translated from the coding sequence ATGAGTGCGAACCAAACTACGAACCAAGATAAGCTCAGTTCCCTTAGGAAACAATACCCTGCATTAGCCAACAAGACGTACTTCAACTTCGGTGGGCAAGGGCCACTTCCCACCCCAGCCCTCAACGCAATCACAGGCTGCTGGCAGCGCATTCAAGAGCTGGGCCCATTCACAACCGATCTCTGGCCATTCATCGGCAAAGAACTGAACAGCACCCGGCAACAGTTGGCGAAGCTCTGCGGCGTTGCCCCCCATCGCCTTGCCCTCACGGAAAACGTGACCAGCGGTTGCGTGTTGCCGCTCTGGGGACTGCCGTTCAGCCATGGTGATCATCTGCTGATCAGCGACTGCGAACACCCAGGCGTCTTAGCGGCCTGCGTTGAGTTAGCCCGTCGAGAGGGACTGGAGATCGACACCTTGCCGGTGAAAAACCTGCGAGGCGATCCGGCTGCCACCGACGCCGCTGTGATCGATGCTCTTGAGCAAAGCCTGCAGCCGCGCACCCGGCTGGTGGTGCTGAGCCATTTGCTCTGGAACACCGGACAGATCATCCCGATTGCCGCGGTAGCCGATCGGCTTGAAAGCCACCCACATCGGCCGTTTCTGCTGGTGGATGCTGCCCAGAGCTTCGGACAGATCCCGACCAGTCAAGCGGCAGCGGCGGCTGACATCTATGGCTTCACTGGACACAAATGGGCCTGCGGACCGGAAGGGCTCGGCGGTGTCGCTTTGTCGGAGCGGGTGCTTGCAGAGGCCAATCCAACCGTGATCGGCTGGCGCAGCCTCCGCAATGAGAGCAAAGCAGACCTCAGCGAACCCGACCCGTTTCACCGCGACAGTCGTCGCTTTGAAGTGGCCACCAGCTGCGTGCCCCTGATGGCAGGTCTGCGCTGCTCGCTCGATCTGCTGCAGCAGGCTGGAACACAAGAGCAGCGGCTGGGGAGTATCTGTCGGTTGAGCGGCAGGCTCTGGCAGGGGCTTGCAGATGTGGCCGGGGTGACGCCACTTCTATCCGTCCCACCAGCCAGCGGACTTGTGAGCTTCGAATGGGGCAGCAATGAGCCCCTGGGCGACCTGGTGAAACAACTGGGCAGCGAGGGGATCTGGATCAGAGATCTGGCGGACCCTGATTGCCTGCGGGCCTGCACCCACACGTTCACCACAGAGGAGGAGGTGGACGCCTTACTCGACGCCCTGAAGCGACTAGCCACAGCCTGA
- a CDS encoding DUF2721 domain-containing protein — protein MAFTAESLPKAIQLSVSSVFLLAGIGAMMNVLPGRLVRCIDRARTLKESSERLSEAESIEYGLLKKRMQLVTSSIELLASSTLAIATVVAMIFLSVILKLNLSQVVAPLFVAAMLMLMVSTINFLREIRLASRQLKDSLSIPVQSVQ, from the coding sequence ATGGCCTTCACTGCTGAATCCCTGCCGAAAGCGATTCAACTTTCGGTCTCATCGGTGTTTTTACTCGCCGGCATCGGAGCCATGATGAATGTGTTACCTGGCAGGCTTGTTCGCTGCATCGATCGCGCAAGAACGCTGAAGGAATCCAGCGAGCGGTTGAGTGAGGCAGAAAGCATCGAGTACGGCCTCCTGAAAAAAAGAATGCAACTGGTAACCAGCTCCATCGAACTCCTGGCAAGTTCCACACTTGCCATCGCAACGGTGGTGGCCATGATTTTTCTGTCTGTGATTCTTAAGTTGAACCTCTCACAGGTTGTCGCTCCACTGTTTGTGGCAGCAATGCTGATGTTGATGGTCTCCACCATCAATTTTCTCAGGGAAATCAGACTCGCTTCCCGCCAACTGAAAGACAGCCTTTCAATCCCAGTACAATCAGTTCAATAA
- a CDS encoding Re/Si-specific NAD(P)(+) transhydrogenase subunit alpha, which produces MPRLLIPVETAPGETRIAATPDTVKKFLSFGCSVSVECGAGTASGYLDQSFQNQGADLVPVADPGAWADADLVLCVQSPAPEALSRMKAGAVLVGLLSPYSNASLTNALTAAKLSAMALELLPRISRAQSADALSSQANIAGYKSVLLASSALDRYFPMLMTAAGTVQPARVVILGAGVAGLQAVATARRLGAVVYVSDIRPAVKEQVESLGARFIDPPEMEDKPLEAGGYAKQASDAFLAAQRQQLSDQLAEADVAICTAQVPGRQAPRLISEDMLDRMRPGAVVVDLAVAQGGNCAGTVPGETVVRNGVKLVGGNDLPCTVPNHASALYARNLVALLEPVLKEGAVQLNTDDELIAGCLISLDGSIRRQDVLNPGGN; this is translated from the coding sequence TTGCCCAGACTTTTGATTCCGGTAGAAACCGCACCGGGCGAAACACGTATCGCCGCGACGCCGGACACGGTGAAAAAATTCCTGTCTTTCGGCTGTTCGGTGTCTGTTGAATGCGGTGCAGGCACCGCTTCGGGATACCTCGATCAAAGCTTTCAGAATCAGGGAGCCGATCTGGTGCCGGTGGCGGACCCTGGAGCGTGGGCTGACGCCGATCTGGTGTTGTGCGTTCAGTCCCCTGCACCCGAAGCGCTCTCGAGGATGAAAGCGGGAGCCGTGCTGGTGGGTCTCCTATCCCCGTACAGCAATGCATCCCTGACGAACGCACTGACAGCGGCCAAGCTGTCAGCGATGGCCCTGGAACTCCTGCCACGCATCAGTCGGGCCCAGTCGGCCGATGCCCTCTCATCCCAGGCCAACATCGCCGGATACAAATCAGTGCTGCTGGCTTCATCGGCTCTGGATCGTTATTTCCCGATGCTGATGACCGCGGCCGGGACGGTGCAGCCGGCCCGGGTGGTGATCCTGGGTGCCGGTGTGGCCGGACTGCAGGCGGTGGCTACGGCACGCCGGCTGGGAGCGGTCGTCTACGTCAGCGACATCAGGCCGGCCGTCAAAGAACAGGTGGAATCCCTTGGTGCCCGTTTCATCGACCCCCCTGAGATGGAGGACAAACCCTTGGAAGCCGGCGGATACGCCAAGCAGGCATCCGATGCCTTCCTGGCGGCTCAGCGCCAGCAGCTCTCCGATCAGCTGGCCGAAGCTGATGTTGCCATCTGTACGGCTCAGGTGCCCGGTCGACAGGCGCCGAGGCTGATCAGTGAAGACATGCTCGACCGCATGCGTCCCGGTGCTGTGGTGGTCGACCTGGCGGTTGCCCAGGGCGGCAACTGTGCAGGAACGGTCCCCGGTGAAACAGTTGTACGCAACGGGGTGAAGCTGGTTGGCGGCAATGATCTGCCCTGCACGGTGCCGAACCATGCCAGTGCTCTTTACGCCCGCAATCTGGTGGCTCTTCTCGAACCCGTGCTCAAGGAGGGCGCGGTTCAACTCAACACGGATGATGAGTTGATCGCTGGTTGTCTGATCAGCCTCGACGGCAGCATTCGTCGCCAAGACGTTCTTAACCCGGGAGGCAACTGA
- a CDS encoding sodium-dependent transporter yields the protein MAAREQWRSGFGFVLAAAGSAVGLGNLWGFAYRASQGGGAAFLLLYVLIVLLVCLPVLVAEMVLGRSTGRSPLMAPVLAAGQRWQAMGWLFVLASCGILAFYAVLMGWTGVTLVQVLASGLPQNIGEAEAFFEGLSGGQAALLGQLVSLLLTAAVVAAGVQSGIERLSRWGLPLLFLLLLVLAGWAAGLPQAGEGYRTFLLRWDGSQLLDTTTIRNAFTQAFFSIGTGIGCILGYAAYLDRRSQLPRQALTIAGLDTAVGLLAGMVTFPVVMSFGLKEVVSESTLGTIFIALPAGLASLGGVGRVVAVVFFALAYIAAITSAVSLLEVPVACLIDRLGCSRLQAVWVSAAVIFVAGLPAATSIKALGWMDSVFGGLLLILGGLLLSLLLGWVLPDRFRKDLDASGTPPLLQGLLLVMLRWVAPPVVALGLVLSVVDLVKA from the coding sequence ATGGCGGCACGGGAACAATGGAGGTCGGGCTTCGGCTTCGTGTTGGCGGCGGCAGGCAGCGCCGTCGGACTCGGCAATCTCTGGGGATTCGCCTACCGGGCTTCGCAGGGAGGAGGGGCCGCCTTCCTTCTGCTCTACGTCCTGATTGTGCTGCTGGTCTGCCTGCCGGTGCTGGTGGCTGAGATGGTGCTTGGACGCAGTACGGGACGCAGCCCGCTGATGGCACCCGTTCTGGCCGCTGGTCAGCGTTGGCAGGCCATGGGCTGGCTGTTTGTGCTGGCGTCCTGCGGAATCCTGGCGTTCTACGCGGTGCTGATGGGCTGGACCGGCGTCACCCTGGTTCAGGTCTTGGCGTCCGGACTGCCCCAGAACATCGGCGAGGCCGAAGCCTTTTTCGAAGGACTGAGTGGAGGACAGGCGGCACTGTTGGGTCAGCTAGTCAGCTTGCTGCTGACAGCCGCTGTTGTTGCAGCTGGGGTCCAGAGCGGGATCGAGCGGCTCTCCCGTTGGGGCCTGCCGTTGCTGTTCCTGCTGCTGCTGGTTCTGGCGGGTTGGGCTGCTGGGCTTCCGCAAGCCGGCGAGGGCTATCGCACCTTCCTGCTGCGCTGGGATGGCAGCCAGCTGCTCGATACCACCACCATTCGCAACGCCTTCACCCAGGCGTTCTTTTCGATCGGCACGGGGATCGGCTGCATTCTTGGCTACGCGGCCTACCTGGATCGCCGCTCCCAGCTTCCGCGCCAGGCCCTAACCATTGCCGGCCTTGATACCGCTGTTGGTCTGCTGGCCGGAATGGTCACCTTCCCTGTGGTGATGAGCTTCGGTTTGAAAGAGGTGGTGAGTGAGTCGACGCTTGGCACGATCTTCATTGCGCTTCCTGCCGGTCTGGCATCCCTCGGCGGGGTTGGCCGTGTGGTGGCCGTGGTGTTTTTCGCTCTGGCCTACATCGCCGCCATCACCTCGGCGGTTTCGTTGCTGGAAGTGCCGGTGGCCTGCCTGATCGATCGCCTGGGATGTTCACGCCTTCAAGCGGTCTGGGTGTCTGCGGCTGTGATTTTTGTGGCAGGGCTGCCGGCCGCCACGTCCATCAAGGCCCTTGGCTGGATGGATTCCGTTTTCGGGGGGCTGTTGCTGATCCTCGGCGGCTTGCTGCTCTCGCTTCTGCTGGGCTGGGTCCTGCCCGATCGCTTCCGCAAAGATCTGGATGCCAGCGGCACCCCGCCGCTTTTGCAGGGTCTGTTGCTGGTGATGCTGCGCTGGGTTGCGCCGCCGGTCGTTGCGCTGGGCTTGGTGCTCAGCGTTGTTGATCTGGTGAAGGCCTGA
- a CDS encoding NAD(P) transhydrogenase subunit alpha, whose protein sequence is MDSSFVEFLWVLLLGSLLGLELIGKVPPTLHTPLMSGANAISGITVLAALTAIIKAGDNVVLLILGSVSLGFALFNVIGGFLVTDRMLAMFSRKPSRKENR, encoded by the coding sequence ATGGATTCCAGCTTTGTTGAATTTCTCTGGGTGCTCCTGCTGGGCAGTCTTCTTGGGCTGGAGCTGATCGGCAAAGTGCCGCCCACGCTGCATACCCCGTTGATGAGCGGCGCCAATGCCATCTCCGGCATCACCGTGCTGGCAGCACTCACCGCCATCATCAAGGCCGGCGACAACGTTGTCCTGTTGATTTTGGGTTCGGTGTCCCTCGGTTTCGCCCTGTTCAACGTGATTGGCGGCTTCCTGGTCACCGACCGAATGCTGGCCATGTTCAGCCGCAAGCCCTCGCGCAAGGAGAACCGCTGA
- a CDS encoding ferredoxin → MKGISHHLLLCATASKAKCCDPTVGAAAWNRLKQLVKQLGLEDPDRVEGVVLRSKADCLRICEGGPVLLIWPDGCWYGGVTPERLEPILRQHVIAGEPIEEWLIQRTPMLCNQATAS, encoded by the coding sequence GTGAAAGGGATCAGCCATCACCTGCTGCTGTGTGCCACAGCCAGCAAGGCCAAGTGCTGTGATCCAACGGTTGGTGCCGCGGCCTGGAACCGACTCAAACAGCTCGTGAAACAACTGGGGCTGGAAGACCCTGATCGCGTTGAAGGCGTGGTGCTGCGCAGCAAAGCGGATTGCCTGCGCATCTGCGAAGGCGGCCCGGTTCTGCTGATCTGGCCCGATGGCTGCTGGTATGGCGGCGTCACACCCGAGCGCCTCGAGCCGATTCTTCGACAGCACGTGATCGCGGGGGAACCGATCGAGGAGTGGCTGATTCAGCGGACACCAATGCTCTGCAACCAGGCCACCGCCAGCTGA
- a CDS encoding 1-deoxy-D-xylulose-5-phosphate reductoisomerase, protein MKAISVLGSTGSIGTQTLQIAEEFPDQFRVVALTAGRNLSLLVQQIQRHQPELVALADPALLPVLKQHLEDLPADQRPAKAPELVAGPSGLNAAASWDTADLVVTGIVGCAGLLPTLAAIRAGKDLALANKETLIAAGPVVLPELKKSSSRLLPADSEHSAIFQCLQGTPWAENARLSTGVPTPGLRRIQLTASGGAFRDWEAADLEKATVADATRHPNWSMGRKITVDSATLMNKGLEVIEAHYLFGLDYDHIEIVIHPQSIIHSMIELADSSVLAQLGWPDMKLPILYCLSWPSRLETPWRRLDLTEVGQLTFRGPDTAKYPCMELAYAAGRAGGTMPAVLNAANEEAVAQFLDERIHFLDIPDLIETACERHKADFMDQPQLEDVLSVDQWARQAVREAVQRGTRRMTLPAVAA, encoded by the coding sequence GTGAAAGCGATCAGCGTGCTGGGCTCCACCGGTTCGATTGGAACCCAGACCCTCCAGATCGCCGAGGAGTTCCCCGATCAATTTCGCGTTGTCGCGCTGACCGCCGGCCGCAATCTGTCGCTGCTGGTGCAGCAGATCCAGCGCCATCAGCCCGAGCTGGTGGCCTTGGCAGATCCTGCGCTGCTGCCGGTTCTGAAGCAACACCTGGAGGATCTCCCCGCCGACCAGCGACCCGCCAAAGCGCCCGAGCTCGTGGCTGGACCCAGCGGGCTCAACGCTGCCGCCTCATGGGACACGGCTGATCTGGTGGTGACCGGCATCGTTGGCTGTGCCGGCCTTCTGCCCACGTTGGCCGCGATCCGTGCCGGCAAGGATCTCGCTCTCGCCAACAAGGAAACGCTGATCGCAGCTGGCCCTGTTGTGCTGCCGGAGCTGAAGAAAAGCAGCAGCCGGCTTCTGCCAGCGGATTCGGAACACTCCGCGATCTTCCAGTGTCTACAGGGAACGCCCTGGGCCGAAAATGCGCGACTTTCCACCGGGGTACCGACCCCAGGTCTGCGGCGCATCCAGCTGACGGCCTCCGGAGGAGCCTTCCGCGATTGGGAAGCCGCTGACCTGGAGAAAGCGACCGTGGCCGATGCCACGCGCCATCCCAACTGGAGCATGGGCCGCAAGATCACCGTGGACTCCGCCACCTTGATGAACAAGGGGCTGGAAGTGATCGAAGCCCACTATCTGTTTGGCCTGGATTACGACCACATCGAGATCGTGATCCATCCCCAGAGCATCATCCACTCGATGATCGAACTGGCGGACTCCTCGGTTCTGGCCCAGTTGGGCTGGCCGGATATGAAGCTGCCGATCCTCTACTGCCTGTCCTGGCCGTCCCGTCTTGAAACGCCCTGGCGGCGACTCGACCTCACCGAAGTGGGGCAACTCACCTTCCGTGGACCGGACACAGCCAAATACCCTTGCATGGAGCTGGCCTACGCCGCTGGCCGAGCCGGCGGCACCATGCCGGCCGTATTGAACGCCGCGAATGAAGAAGCGGTCGCCCAGTTCCTCGATGAACGCATTCACTTCCTCGACATTCCCGATCTGATCGAAACGGCCTGCGAGCGCCACAAGGCCGATTTCATGGATCAGCCGCAGCTTGAGGACGTGCTCAGCGTCGATCAGTGGGCCAGGCAGGCCGTCCGGGAAGCCGTGCAACGCGGCACCCGTCGGATGACGCTTCCCGCCGTGGCGGCGTGA